The following are from one region of the Coffea eugenioides isolate CCC68of chromosome 2, Ceug_1.0, whole genome shotgun sequence genome:
- the LOC113761518 gene encoding cyclin-D4-1-like, whose product MSEHSAAGSAPLYCPEDTDEVVQSHPDAAIPYNQEPDDESTINHLFDSESHHMPSPDYLLRRLCLHHLTSRQDSINWILKVHARYDFKPATALLAVNYFDRFLSSYHLPGNGWQYQLLSVACLSLAAKMEEPRVPLLIDLQIMDPTYVFDPKTVQRMELLVMANLDWRLSSVTPFDFLHYFISKLSPLSAHHHASPQPPHPTPTAIHILSTSSDLVLNTIRVIDFVRISPSVIAAAAVVSAAGKELESLPLTFYERVEKEMVRSCHQLMEEYLVDTCPRSDRKVRSRMQILAAAPPSPVGVLESAACVSCDTRSENPCSAAGSGTIGAAQEHEPPQPKRLRSSVGDIQELQR is encoded by the exons ATGTCTGAGCATTCAGCTGCCGGAAGTGCTCCCCTCTACTGCCCCGAGGACACCGATGAAGTGGTCCAATCCCACCCCGACGCTGCGATCCCCTACAATCAGGAGCCCGATGATGAGTCCACCATCAACCATCTCTTCGACTCCGAGAGCCACCATATGCCCTCCCCTGACTACCTCCTCCGCCGCCTCTGCCTCCACCACCTCACCTCCCGCCAAGACTCCATCAACTGGATTCTCAAG GTCCATGCACGCTACGATTTCAAGCCCGCAACGGCTCTCCTCGCCGTCAATTACTTTGACCGGTTCCTCTCCTCTTACCATCTCCCG GGAAATGGGTGGCAATATCAGCTGTTATCGGTGGCCTGCCTTTCCCTGGCTGCTAAGATGGAGGAACCACGCGTCCCCCTTCTCATTGACCTCCAGATTATGGATCCCACCTACGTATTCGATCCCAAGACTGTTCAAAGGATGGAGCTTTTGGTGATGGCCAATCTGGATTGGAGACTCTCCTCCGTTACTCCGTTCGACTTCCTCCACTACTTCATCTCCAAACTTTCTCCACTCTCTGCTCATCATCATGCCTCTCCACAGCCCCCACACCCTACTCCTACTGCTATTCACATTTTATCCACGTCTTCTGATCTTGTTCTAAACACCATCCGGG TGATAGACTTCGTGAGAATCTCGCCGTCGGTTATTGCAGCGGCTGCCGTGGTATCAGCCGCCGGGAAGGAATtggagtcattacccctcaCATTTTACGAGAGGGTGGAAAAA GAAATGGTGAGAAGCTGTCACCAACTAATGGAAGAGTATTTGGTGGACACCTGTCCGAGATCTGACCGTAAAGTCAGGTCAAGGATGCAGATTCTAGCTGCTGCGCCGCCGAGCCCAGTCGGCGTCCTCGAGTCTGCGGCTTGTGTTAGCTGCGACACGCGTTCCGAGAATCCTTGTTCGGCGGCTGGGAGCGGGACTATTGGCGCCGCTCAGGAGCATGAGCCGCCGCAACCCAAGCGGCTGCGATCTTCTGTTGGGGATATACAGGAATTGCAACGCTAG